From one Ignavibacteria bacterium genomic stretch:
- the ccoS gene encoding cbb3-type cytochrome oxidase assembly protein CcoS, which translates to MAVIVILFFCSLLVAGGFLVAFILATRRGQYDDVVTPPHRIMDDE; encoded by the coding sequence ATGGCAGTAATTGTAATTCTGTTCTTCTGCAGCTTGCTCGTTGCCGGTGGCTTTTTAGTAGCGTTTATTTTGGCCACACGTCGCGGACAGTACGACGACGTAGTAACCCCGCCACATCGGATTATGGATGATGAGTAG